A region of Trachemys scripta elegans isolate TJP31775 chromosome 24, CAS_Tse_1.0, whole genome shotgun sequence DNA encodes the following proteins:
- the LOC117869604 gene encoding sushi, nidogen and EGF-like domain-containing protein 1 isoform X2, with protein sequence MKTPLAFMLLLLLGLVLPAPVEMAEDTLLYPYGPTQGDQQNPKVDDGASPEIPISMTFTFYGKEHRSLYVNNNGVVSFGVSVSQYTPDPFPLADGRPFVAPYWGDVNNNLGGEIYYRETQNPELLRRLTRDINQYFPEIPFTATWAFVATWDRVAYYGSTSQKVNTFQAVLANDGKVTFIMLNYGTIQWTTGTASKGDPNTGLGGTPAQAGFNSGDDKNFYNIPGSRTDAILHIGQTSNVGVQGRWVFQVNDFKVTGVPTESSDCWL encoded by the exons ATGAAAACCCCCCTCgctttcatgctgctgctgctgctgg GGTTGGTGCTGCCCGCCCCTGTGGAGATGGCAGAAG ACACCCTGCTGTATCCCTATGGACCAACCCAGGGCGACCAGCAGAATCCCAAAGTTGACGATGGGGCATCACCGGAGATCCCCATCTCCATGACCTTCACCTTCTATGGCAAGGAGCACCGTTCCCTCTAT GTGAACAACAATGGCGTGGTGTCCTTCGGCGTGTCCGTCTCCCAGTACACCCCcgaccccttccccttggctgatGGCCGACCCTTTGTGGCCCCCTACTGGGGCGATGTGAACAACAACCTGGGTGGAGAGATCTACTACCGGGAGACCCAGAACCCCGAGCTGCTGCGCCGCCTCACCAGAGACATCAACCAGTACTTCCCGGAGATCCCCTTCACTGCCACGTGGGCCTTCGTGGCCACCTGGGACCGTGTGGCCTACTACGGCTCTACCTCCCAGAAG GTGAACACATTTCAGGCTGTGCTGGCAAACGACGGCAAAGTCACCTTCATCATGCTGAACTATGGCACGATCCAGTGGACCACGGGCACAGCGAGTAAAGGAGACCCCAACACCGGCCTAGGGGGCACTCCCGCCCAG GCTGGCTTCAACAGCGGCGACGACAAAAACTTCTACAACATCCCGGGCTCCCGCACAGACGCCATCCTCCACATCGGGCAGACAAGCAATGTTGGGGTTCAGGGCCGCTGGGTCTTCCAGGTGAATGATTTCAAGGTGACAGGAGTCCCCACCGAGAGCAGCGACTGCTGGCTGTAA
- the LOC117869604 gene encoding sushi, nidogen and EGF-like domain-containing protein 1 isoform X1: MKTPLAFMLLLLLGLVLPAPVEMAEDTLLYPYGPTQGDQQNPKVDDGASPEIPISMTFTFYGKEHRSLYVNNNGVVSFGVSVSQYTPDPFPLADGRPFVAPYWGDVNNNLGGEIYYRETQNPELLRRLTRDINQYFPEIPFTATWAFVATWDRVAYYGSTSQKVNTFQAVLANDGKVTFIMLNYGTIQWTTGTASSGDPNTGLGGTPAQAGFNSGDDKNFYNIPGSRTDAILHIGQTSNVGVQGRWVFQVNDFKVTGVPTESSDCWL, from the exons ATGAAAACCCCCCTCgctttcatgctgctgctgctgctgg GGTTGGTGCTGCCCGCCCCTGTGGAGATGGCAGAAG ACACCCTGCTGTATCCCTATGGACCAACCCAGGGCGACCAGCAGAATCCCAAAGTTGACGATGGGGCATCACCGGAGATCCCCATCTCCATGACCTTCACCTTCTATGGCAAGGAGCACCGTTCCCTCTAT GTGAACAACAATGGCGTGGTGTCCTTCGGCGTGTCCGTCTCCCAGTACACCCCcgaccccttccccttggctgatGGCCGACCCTTTGTGGCCCCCTACTGGGGCGATGTGAACAACAACCTGGGTGGAGAGATCTACTACCGGGAGACCCAGAACCCCGAGCTGCTGCGCCGCCTCACCAGAGACATCAACCAGTACTTCCCGGAGATCCCCTTCACTGCCACGTGGGCCTTCGTGGCCACCTGGGACCGTGTGGCCTACTACGGCTCTACCTCCCAGAAG GTGAACACATTTCAGGCTGTGCTGGCAAATGACGGCAAAGTCACCTTCATCATGCTGAACTATGGCACGATCCAGTGGACCACGGGCACAGCGAGTAGCGGAGACCCCAACACTGGCCTAGGGGGCACTCCCGCCCAG GCTGGCTTCAACAGCGGCGACGACAAAAACTTCTACAACATCCCGGGCTCCCGCACAGACGCCATCCTCCACATCGGGCAGACAAGCAATGTTGGGGTTCAGGGCCGCTGGGTCTTCCAGGTGAATGATTTCAAGGTGACAGGAGTCCCCACCGAGAGCAGCGACTGCTGGCTGTAA